One Gloeothece verrucosa PCC 7822 DNA window includes the following coding sequences:
- a CDS encoding phosphate ABC transporter substrate-binding protein, with translation MSRNNEAPILILSLLITGAILGGGYWWFSRQSGTNPIGSLLPQSEKTSTQSPPAAASDAQLPSPPSPAAFPPPTTVASGTTVRINGSTSMAQINKALKDNFEQSFPQTKVEINAQGSDQGVEMLVNRQIDIAAVSRPLHHEEKAQGLIAVPVTQDAIAIIVGDKNPFRKGLTQNQVADIFQGKITDWSAVGGTPGTIRVFNRPATSGTRQAFEELLLKGSNFGTTPNITMMPRDATTPIIQALGTDGISYATYAQVDNQKTARTVALDGLTPEAANYPLQRTLYYVYKDPPSEAVQAFLGYATAPIGRQVIASTNQ, from the coding sequence ATGTCCCGCAACAATGAAGCCCCGATTTTAATTTTATCCTTGCTCATTACCGGAGCCATTTTAGGCGGTGGTTATTGGTGGTTTAGTCGTCAATCCGGAACTAATCCCATCGGCTCTTTATTGCCCCAATCTGAGAAAACCTCAACTCAATCCCCCCCTGCGGCGGCTTCTGATGCACAACTCCCCTCTCCTCCTTCCCCTGCCGCTTTCCCTCCACCCACAACTGTTGCCAGTGGGACAACGGTCAGAATTAATGGCTCTACCAGTATGGCGCAAATTAATAAAGCCTTGAAAGATAATTTTGAACAATCATTTCCTCAAACCAAGGTAGAAATAAATGCACAGGGGTCTGATCAAGGTGTTGAGATGCTGGTTAATAGACAAATTGATATTGCTGCGGTTTCTCGACCTCTTCACCATGAGGAAAAAGCTCAAGGATTGATTGCTGTACCGGTTACTCAAGATGCGATTGCCATCATAGTCGGAGATAAAAATCCTTTTCGTAAAGGGTTAACACAAAATCAAGTGGCTGATATATTTCAAGGAAAAATTACCGATTGGTCAGCCGTTGGGGGAACTCCAGGAACGATACGAGTATTTAACCGGCCTGCTACAAGCGGAACTCGTCAAGCGTTTGAGGAATTGCTACTTAAAGGTAGTAATTTTGGCACAACCCCTAATATTACGATGATGCCACGAGATGCAACTACCCCCATTATCCAGGCTTTAGGAACAGATGGAATTAGCTATGCAACTTATGCTCAGGTAGATAACCAAAAGACCGCTAGAACAGTTGCTCTTGATGGATTAACACCAGAAGCCGCCAATTATCCCTTGCAACGGACTCTTTATTATGTTTATAAAGACCCTCCTTCAGAGGCGGTGCAAGCGTTTTTAGGTTATGCAACTGCTCCCATTGGACGACAAGTGATTGCCAGCACCAATCAATGA
- a CDS encoding choice-of-anchor E domain-containing protein has protein sequence MKKAYLYLNKAKFIAIAATASVGSLAVASSANAALLFSDTAGFTNQLTELSGSPSLTLHKFNPGSKFNVTSVVVSLNGTIRSNGTVTNNAAQAQTFTALTQVAQFDLTPNAGAPAALQTLQPFSPYAVIGSKKYTNLASHASSAFGPFTVSGTDSATYTGSDINGFLGTGTFSLDPFTEIFTSFGGGGGNVSSSIQTYADASLSIEYYGEEKLNPNPGPTTPEPSLLIGLSSISLLSLFKRKGNAHN, from the coding sequence ATGAAAAAAGCGTATTTATACTTAAATAAAGCTAAATTTATCGCTATAGCAGCCACAGCTTCTGTTGGCTCTTTAGCCGTCGCTTCTAGTGCTAATGCGGCTTTACTATTTTCAGATACAGCCGGCTTTACCAACCAATTAACCGAATTAAGTGGTTCGCCGTCATTAACCCTTCATAAATTCAATCCTGGTTCAAAATTTAATGTGACCAGTGTTGTAGTTAGTTTGAATGGAACTATCAGGAGTAATGGAACAGTTACTAATAACGCTGCACAAGCTCAGACTTTTACAGCATTGACTCAAGTAGCGCAATTTGATCTCACCCCGAATGCTGGCGCTCCTGCTGCTCTGCAAACGTTGCAACCTTTCTCTCCTTATGCAGTAATTGGTTCAAAAAAATACACTAATTTAGCTTCTCATGCCTCTTCAGCATTTGGACCTTTTACCGTTAGTGGGACTGACTCAGCTACATACACGGGTAGTGATATTAATGGATTTTTGGGTACAGGGACTTTTAGTTTAGATCCTTTCACTGAGATTTTCACCTCTTTTGGAGGAGGTGGAGGTAATGTTAGTAGCAGCATTCAAACCTATGCTGATGCAAGCTTGAGCATTGAATATTATGGAGAAGAAAAGCTTAATCCTAATCCTGGTCCAACAACTCCTGAACCTTCTCTATTAATAGGATTAAGTAGCATATCTCTATTGAGCTTATTCAAACGAAAAGGAAATGCTCATAATTAA
- a CDS encoding MFS transporter produces MKVFKTNVAQIDSSVDLDLKTKLAYGVGELSNALPSNLSVFFFLFFLTNVAGLNAGWAATIILISKVWDAVNDPLIGWISDRIRSPFGRRYPLMVLGAIPLGLSFCLIWFVPSLPNQGLLFLYYLTILFCYDVSFTTVVLPINTLASELTQKYNERTTLVSFKSAFAIGGSIFSLVLAQVIFTFVPDKKQQFITLGVVCGLIAIISVYLCVFGTYRRYQVIKKSRPPIIDSAPSFSILQQLKIVFSNRPFLFVMGIYLCSWLSLQTVGGILLYFVTNCMQLPKTYFTQMALTFQGTALIMMFVWSLLARRIGKKEIFCWATPITVVAIMGLFFLQPGQVTLLYVIGVMAGFGISAAYVVPWSMLPDVIDLDELNTGHRREGVFYGFMVQLQKLGIALGLFLVGKILDAAGYIPTSSNQIDIVQPASALWAIRLIISPIPALLLGVAFILAFFYPITKKVHEEILLKLSEKRKNLSLS; encoded by the coding sequence ATGAAGGTTTTTAAAACGAATGTGGCTCAAATAGATTCCTCGGTAGATTTGGATTTAAAGACTAAGTTGGCTTATGGGGTGGGTGAGTTATCTAATGCTTTGCCGAGTAACCTCTCGGTTTTCTTTTTCTTGTTCTTTTTGACTAATGTGGCTGGATTAAATGCGGGTTGGGCGGCTACTATTATTCTCATTAGTAAAGTCTGGGATGCGGTTAATGATCCGTTGATTGGCTGGATTAGTGATCGCATTCGTTCGCCTTTTGGCCGCCGTTATCCTTTGATGGTTTTAGGTGCGATTCCTTTAGGGCTAAGTTTTTGTTTAATTTGGTTTGTTCCTTCTCTTCCTAATCAAGGACTTTTGTTTTTGTATTATCTGACTATTCTTTTCTGTTATGATGTCTCGTTTACTACTGTCGTTTTGCCCATCAATACACTGGCCTCTGAATTAACTCAAAAGTATAATGAACGGACTACTCTAGTCAGTTTTAAATCGGCTTTTGCTATTGGCGGAAGTATATTTTCTTTGGTTTTAGCTCAGGTTATTTTTACGTTTGTCCCTGATAAAAAACAGCAGTTTATTACTTTAGGTGTTGTTTGTGGATTAATCGCTATCATCTCTGTTTATTTATGTGTTTTTGGCACTTACCGACGTTATCAAGTTATTAAAAAATCTAGGCCCCCGATTATTGATTCAGCCCCGTCTTTCTCGATTTTACAACAGTTAAAAATTGTTTTTAGTAATCGCCCTTTTCTTTTTGTGATGGGAATTTATCTCTGTTCTTGGTTGAGTTTACAGACTGTAGGCGGGATTCTCCTTTATTTTGTTACTAATTGTATGCAGTTACCCAAAACTTATTTTACTCAGATGGCTTTGACTTTTCAAGGGACGGCTTTAATAATGATGTTTGTTTGGAGTTTGTTGGCCCGTAGAATCGGCAAGAAAGAAATTTTTTGTTGGGCAACTCCCATAACTGTTGTGGCTATCATGGGTTTGTTTTTTCTTCAACCGGGACAGGTGACTTTACTCTATGTTATCGGTGTTATGGCTGGTTTTGGCATTTCGGCGGCTTATGTGGTTCCTTGGTCTATGTTACCTGATGTGATCGACCTCGATGAGTTAAATACTGGTCATCGTCGAGAAGGGGTTTTTTATGGGTTTATGGTTCAATTACAAAAATTGGGAATTGCTCTAGGATTATTTTTAGTGGGGAAAATCTTAGACGCAGCCGGTTATATTCCTACGTCATCCAATCAGATTGATATTGTACAACCAGCATCGGCTTTGTGGGCGATCCGATTAATTATTTCTCCGATACCCGCTTTACTTTTAGGGGTCGCTTTTATCTTGGCTTTTTTCTATCCCATTACTAAAAAAGTTCACGAAGAGATCTTGCTAAAACTTTCTGAAAAACGGAAAAATTTATCTTTAAGTTAA
- the moeB gene encoding molybdopterin-synthase adenylyltransferase MoeB: protein MLNPNLDEIQLSRDEYQRYARHIILPEVGLEGQKRLKAARILCIGTGGLGSPLLSYLAAAGIGRIGIVDFDIVDHSNLQRQIIHGTSWVGKPKVESAKNRIAEINPFTQVDVYETRLSSENALDIFEPYDVIIDGTDNFPTRYLTNDACVLLNKPNVYGSIFRFEGQATVFNYEGGPNYRDLYPEPPPPGMVPSCAEGGVLGVLPGIIGTIQATEAIKIILGAPTLSGRLLLFNAWEMKFRELKLRPNPIRPVIEKLIDYEQFCGIPQAKAQEETMEIPEMTVKELKQLMDSDADDYVLIDVRNPNEYQIAKIPGAVLIPLPEIENGPGVDKVKELVNGHRLIAHCKMGGRSAKALGILKQSGIQGINVKGGITAWSREVDSSVPEY, encoded by the coding sequence ATGCTAAATCCCAACTTGGATGAAATCCAACTCTCTAGAGACGAATATCAACGTTATGCACGTCACATAATCTTGCCAGAAGTGGGGCTAGAAGGCCAAAAACGCCTAAAAGCAGCAAGGATTCTCTGTATTGGTACAGGTGGATTAGGTTCTCCCTTATTATCCTATTTAGCCGCAGCCGGAATCGGACGAATTGGAATTGTCGACTTTGACATAGTGGATCATTCTAACCTACAACGTCAAATTATTCATGGCACTTCTTGGGTAGGGAAACCCAAAGTAGAATCTGCCAAAAACCGTATTGCAGAGATTAACCCCTTCACTCAAGTGGATGTGTATGAAACCCGTCTCTCTTCAGAAAATGCCTTAGACATTTTTGAACCCTATGATGTGATCATCGATGGGACTGATAACTTCCCCACTCGTTACTTAACCAATGACGCTTGTGTATTATTGAATAAACCGAACGTCTACGGTTCGATTTTCCGTTTTGAAGGGCAGGCCACCGTATTTAACTATGAAGGCGGTCCAAACTACCGAGATTTATATCCAGAACCCCCCCCGCCGGGAATGGTTCCTTCTTGTGCTGAGGGAGGAGTATTAGGCGTTTTACCGGGTATTATCGGTACAATTCAAGCCACAGAAGCAATTAAAATTATTTTGGGCGCTCCTACCCTCAGTGGTAGATTACTCCTCTTTAATGCCTGGGAAATGAAGTTTAGAGAGTTGAAACTTCGTCCTAACCCCATCCGTCCAGTGATTGAGAAACTCATAGATTATGAACAATTCTGTGGAATTCCTCAAGCTAAAGCCCAAGAGGAAACAATGGAAATTCCCGAAATGACCGTCAAAGAATTAAAGCAACTCATGGATAGTGATGCAGATGACTATGTTCTCATCGATGTGCGTAACCCCAATGAGTACCAAATTGCTAAAATTCCGGGAGCGGTTTTAATTCCTTTACCCGAGATTGAAAATGGTCCGGGAGTGGATAAAGTTAAAGAATTGGTGAACGGTCATCGCCTAATTGCTCATTGTAAGATGGGAGGACGTTCAGCTAAAGCATTAGGTATCCTCAAACAGTCAGGAATACAAGGAATTAATGTTAAAGGTGGAATTACTGCCTGGAGTCGAGAAGTAGATTCTAGTGTTCCAGAGTATTAA
- the gloA2 gene encoding SMU1112c/YaeR family gloxylase I-like metalloprotein, whose product MKINKFHHIAIICSDYERSKHFYVDILKCSVIRETFRSQRNSYKLDLQVGDQDIIELFSFPSPPPRRTGPEPCGLRHLAFSVDNLDETINYLTSQGIEVEPVRLDELTGKRFTFFKDPDGLPLELYEE is encoded by the coding sequence ATGAAAATTAACAAGTTTCACCATATTGCTATTATTTGTTCAGATTATGAACGATCTAAACATTTTTATGTTGATATTTTAAAATGTTCCGTTATTCGAGAAACTTTTAGAAGCCAGAGAAATTCTTATAAACTCGATTTACAAGTGGGAGATCAAGATATTATCGAATTATTTTCTTTTCCTAGCCCTCCGCCACGTCGAACAGGACCGGAACCTTGCGGGTTAAGACATTTAGCTTTTAGTGTAGATAATTTAGATGAGACAATTAATTATTTAACAAGCCAAGGGATTGAAGTTGAACCGGTTCGCCTTGATGAATTGACCGGCAAGCGGTTTACTTTTTTTAAAGACCCAGATGGATTACCGCTAGAATTGTATGAAGAATAA
- a CDS encoding bifunctional sterol desaturase/short chain dehydrogenase, giving the protein MAIVITTALILTSIVWVEIVRDSYHALAHYWKPLYRLHVWHHKVFRPDLTPASEAIYRKAHWYNDVPEALVMLLLSFLPVLLSYNAQLPNFQAAWAGSIYTGLFLLSAIARGAGVPYMDELTDKTHRPGDFTSLPARWFVNRPYHWRHHFDNQNAYYSGTLTLVDKLMGTALSLKGKTVAVTGASGSLGKALLKYLHLAGANVIAITSSQQTLSIEVNGEVLPINTLSWQIGEESNLTQTLELTDILILNHGINVHGESTQEAITQSYEVNAFSSWRLMELFFTTVRTNKDKVLKEVWINTSEAEVSPAFSPLYELSKRTLGDLITLRRLDAPCVVRKLILGPFKSNLNPIGVMSADWVAQQIVNLAQRDMRNIIVTINPLTFIAFPLKEFFVSTYFQLFSRR; this is encoded by the coding sequence ATGGCAATTGTAATTACAACAGCACTAATATTAACTTCTATTGTTTGGGTAGAGATTGTACGGGATAGCTATCATGCTCTTGCTCACTACTGGAAACCTTTGTATCGTCTCCATGTCTGGCATCATAAAGTATTTCGTCCTGATTTAACCCCAGCTAGTGAAGCCATTTATCGCAAAGCTCACTGGTATAATGATGTTCCAGAAGCATTAGTTATGCTGTTGTTGAGTTTTTTGCCGGTACTGTTGAGCTATAACGCCCAATTGCCAAATTTTCAAGCGGCTTGGGCGGGTTCTATTTATACTGGCTTGTTTTTGTTGAGTGCCATAGCTAGAGGGGCAGGAGTTCCCTATATGGATGAGTTAACCGATAAAACTCATCGTCCAGGAGATTTTACCAGTTTACCGGCTCGTTGGTTTGTCAATCGTCCTTATCATTGGCGGCATCATTTTGATAATCAGAATGCTTATTATAGCGGTACACTCACTTTAGTAGATAAGTTGATGGGAACGGCTTTGTCTTTGAAAGGAAAAACGGTAGCGGTAACCGGTGCATCAGGCAGTTTAGGAAAAGCTTTGCTTAAATATCTTCATTTGGCAGGAGCAAATGTGATTGCTATCACATCATCCCAACAGACTCTTAGTATAGAGGTTAATGGGGAAGTATTACCGATTAACACGCTGTCTTGGCAAATTGGGGAAGAATCGAATTTAACTCAAACCCTGGAATTAACCGATATATTAATTCTCAATCACGGTATTAATGTACATGGGGAAAGTACCCAAGAAGCTATTACTCAATCTTATGAAGTGAATGCTTTTTCCAGTTGGCGATTAATGGAATTGTTTTTTACGACGGTTCGTACTAATAAAGATAAGGTGCTTAAAGAAGTGTGGATTAATACTTCTGAAGCCGAAGTGAGTCCGGCCTTTAGCCCATTATATGAGTTGAGTAAACGCACGTTAGGGGATTTAATTACCTTACGCCGCCTGGATGCTCCTTGTGTGGTTCGTAAACTCATTTTAGGCCCGTTTAAGAGTAATCTTAATCCTATTGGGGTTATGTCTGCTGATTGGGTGGCTCAACAGATTGTTAATTTGGCTCAACGGGATATGCGTAATATTATTGTTACCATTAATCCTTTAACCTTTATTGCTTTTCCCCTGAAAGAGTTTTTTGTTTCTACTTATTTTCAATTGTTTTCGCGTCGTTAA
- a CDS encoding glycosyltransferase, whose product MPQNYWTDNDPDKDLDPISSLLSEWTDPEDEEEEFRSDFFQGLSGRRQKAAFMLTVIWGVTIGLHLVSWGTWVIMALTTMVVIQFFRLVTAVAPPVPEPLSDQALADAPSVSLLVAAKNEEAVIGNLVNLLCNLDYPTDKYEVWIIDDYSTDKTPQILDNLAQQYPQLKVMHRAANAGGGKSGALNQVLPLIKGEIIGVFDADAKVSADLLRRVVPLFEAQEMGAVQVSKAIANASVNFWTKGQMAEMALDSYFQQKRIAIDGVGELRGNGQFVRRSALQRCGQWNEQTITDDLDLTMRLHLDNWKIGFLVEPVVEEEGVTSAIALWHQRNRWAEGGYQRYLDYWRLILHTPMGLKKKVDLFFFIVLQYLLPTAAIPDLLMTLTRHRVPLFSPVSGLALGLSCWGMYSGLKRIRKNEPLSFADLLTIAWQTLRGTFYMIHWFIVIPSVTARMSIRPKRLKWVKTVHEGTPEESFEF is encoded by the coding sequence ATGCCACAGAACTATTGGACAGACAACGATCCCGACAAAGACCTCGATCCCATTAGCTCTTTATTGTCAGAATGGACTGATCCAGAAGACGAGGAAGAAGAATTTAGAAGCGACTTTTTCCAAGGATTATCAGGACGTAGACAAAAAGCCGCTTTTATGTTAACGGTGATCTGGGGAGTAACCATTGGACTGCATTTAGTCAGTTGGGGAACTTGGGTAATTATGGCCTTGACAACAATGGTAGTGATTCAGTTCTTTCGCCTGGTGACGGCAGTGGCTCCTCCTGTCCCAGAACCGTTATCCGATCAAGCTCTGGCTGATGCTCCCTCTGTATCTTTATTGGTAGCGGCTAAAAACGAAGAAGCAGTCATTGGTAATTTAGTTAATTTGTTGTGTAATCTGGATTATCCTACAGATAAATATGAAGTCTGGATTATTGATGACTATAGCACCGACAAAACCCCACAAATTTTAGATAACTTAGCCCAACAATATCCTCAATTAAAAGTGATGCACCGAGCGGCTAATGCTGGCGGCGGTAAATCTGGGGCACTTAATCAAGTATTACCTCTAATTAAAGGAGAAATCATCGGAGTTTTTGATGCCGACGCTAAAGTGTCTGCGGATTTATTACGTCGTGTAGTCCCCCTTTTTGAAGCTCAAGAAATGGGAGCCGTACAAGTCAGTAAAGCCATCGCTAACGCGAGCGTAAATTTCTGGACTAAGGGACAAATGGCCGAAATGGCCTTAGATAGCTATTTTCAACAAAAGCGCATCGCCATTGACGGAGTAGGAGAATTAAGGGGAAATGGTCAATTCGTGCGTCGTTCAGCTTTACAAAGATGCGGCCAATGGAACGAACAAACCATAACCGATGATTTAGATTTAACCATGCGCTTACACCTAGATAATTGGAAGATCGGCTTTTTAGTTGAACCAGTGGTAGAAGAAGAAGGCGTTACCAGTGCGATCGCTTTGTGGCATCAACGCAACCGTTGGGCCGAAGGAGGATATCAACGTTATCTAGATTACTGGCGGTTAATTCTTCATACTCCAATGGGATTGAAGAAAAAAGTAGATTTATTTTTCTTTATTGTGCTTCAGTATCTTCTCCCCACCGCAGCCATTCCGGATTTGCTCATGACGCTAACCCGCCATCGGGTTCCTTTGTTTAGTCCGGTTTCTGGACTAGCTCTTGGTCTTTCTTGTTGGGGAATGTATAGCGGACTCAAACGCATACGTAAAAATGAACCATTAAGCTTTGCTGATTTATTAACCATTGCTTGGCAAACTTTAAGAGGAACTTTTTACATGATCCATTGGTTTATTGTGATTCCCAGTGTGACAGCAAGGATGTCTATTCGTCCTAAGCGGCTTAAATGGGTAAAAACCGTTCATGAAGGAACTCCTGAAGAAAGTTTTGAATTTTAA
- a CDS encoding PadR family transcriptional regulator yields MFRPFHRHFFTPALAGFGHPFFASENFEGRQFKGGGRRGRHNSRTRRGDIKFILLSLLCERPRHGYELIKDLEGRYGGFRRLSPGSVYPTLQLLEEGGYLTSQQVEGKRVYTITESGQDLLTQRTQQTEQGSPLDDYYNQMSNQPSELMELSKALTQLNEAVTLIGNSGNLEQINRVRERIIELKREIYRMLSEQ; encoded by the coding sequence ATGTTTAGACCATTTCATCGACATTTTTTTACACCGGCTTTAGCTGGTTTTGGTCATCCGTTTTTTGCCAGTGAGAACTTTGAAGGAAGACAGTTTAAGGGTGGAGGTAGAAGAGGAAGACATAACAGCCGCACTCGTCGGGGTGATATTAAATTTATTTTGCTGTCTTTGCTGTGTGAGCGTCCCCGACACGGTTATGAGTTGATCAAAGACTTAGAGGGGCGTTATGGAGGTTTTCGCCGCTTGAGTCCGGGGTCAGTTTATCCAACCCTTCAGTTATTAGAAGAAGGAGGGTATTTAACCAGTCAACAAGTAGAAGGCAAACGGGTTTATACCATAACCGAAAGTGGTCAAGATTTATTAACACAACGAACTCAACAAACAGAGCAAGGAAGTCCACTAGATGATTACTATAATCAAATGAGTAATCAACCTTCTGAACTGATGGAGTTGAGCAAAGCTTTAACGCAACTTAATGAGGCTGTTACTTTAATAGGAAATAGTGGCAATTTGGAACAAATCAATCGAGTTCGGGAGAGGATCATTGAGCTAAAACGGGAGATCTATCGAATGTTGTCCGAGCAATAA
- the glgX gene encoding glycogen debranching protein GlgX — translation MILEILPGQSFPLGATVDSEGVNFCIFSKHAQGIDLLLFDEPNAPQPSLIIKLDPTDNKTFFYWHVFVKGLKPGQVYAYRAYGPFAPEEGHRFDHQKVLLDPYAKAIVGEEIYDRGAARRPGDNCAKALRGVVVDNSTYDWEGDLPLELPYSNSIIYELHVGGFTRNPNSGLPPSKRGTFAGLIEKIPYLKNLGVTAVELMPIHYFDPEDARDGLTNYWGYTTVGFFAPHRAYSSRKDPCGPLDEFRDMVKALHRAGIEVILDVVFNHTAEGNETGPTLSFRGLDNYTYYILDALDPALYANYTGCGNTFKANHPIVSHLILECLRYWVAEMHVDGFRFDLASILARDTFGDPIQENIPALVWAIESDPILAGTKLIAEAWDAAGLYHVGRFVELADWFSEWNGPFRDDVRRFIKGDAGMVERLAARILGSPDIYKRPNTNVNRSINFVTCHDGFTLNDLVSYNKKHNEANRENNQDGANDNESWNCGKEGPTNDPQIEALRLRQMKNLLTILFISQGTPMLLMGDEVRRTQRGNNNAYCQDNELSWFNWDEVNSQFELWCFVRRLIHFTQKLKLFSQESLLKVSYSSLQPHLSWHGVKLGEPDWSYESRTLAFSLRHPEADEYLHVMINAYWEPITFELPLLGHGEYWHCIIDTTESLQNSFCDLEAATPVKEQFYRVDARSCVVLMLKPLT, via the coding sequence ATGATCCTCGAAATTTTACCAGGACAGAGTTTTCCCTTGGGCGCTACAGTTGATTCCGAAGGCGTAAACTTCTGTATTTTCTCTAAACATGCTCAAGGCATAGATTTACTTTTATTTGATGAACCCAATGCCCCTCAACCCTCACTTATTATTAAGCTAGACCCAACGGATAACAAAACCTTTTTCTATTGGCACGTTTTTGTCAAAGGACTCAAACCGGGGCAAGTCTATGCTTATCGTGCCTATGGGCCTTTTGCGCCAGAAGAAGGACATCGCTTCGATCACCAGAAAGTATTGCTTGATCCCTACGCCAAAGCCATCGTTGGAGAAGAAATATATGATCGTGGAGCCGCCAGAAGACCCGGCGATAATTGCGCTAAAGCCTTACGAGGAGTAGTGGTGGATAACAGCACTTACGACTGGGAAGGAGACTTGCCGCTTGAGTTGCCCTATTCTAATAGTATTATCTATGAATTGCACGTCGGCGGTTTTACCCGTAATCCTAACTCAGGACTGCCTCCTTCTAAACGGGGCACATTTGCCGGACTGATTGAAAAAATCCCCTATCTAAAAAACTTAGGGGTTACCGCCGTTGAATTAATGCCGATTCATTATTTTGATCCAGAAGATGCCCGAGATGGCTTAACCAACTATTGGGGCTATACCACAGTAGGATTTTTTGCGCCGCATCGGGCTTATAGTTCGCGAAAAGATCCCTGTGGGCCCCTCGATGAATTTCGGGATATGGTCAAAGCTTTGCATCGAGCCGGCATAGAGGTCATTCTTGATGTAGTGTTTAATCACACCGCCGAAGGCAATGAAACCGGTCCCACCCTTTCTTTTAGAGGACTAGATAATTATACTTACTATATTTTAGACGCTCTTGATCCGGCTCTGTATGCGAACTATACCGGCTGTGGCAATACCTTTAAAGCCAATCATCCCATTGTCAGCCATTTAATTCTCGAATGTTTGCGTTACTGGGTAGCCGAGATGCACGTGGACGGATTTCGCTTTGATCTCGCTTCCATCTTAGCTAGAGACACATTTGGAGATCCGATTCAAGAAAATATACCCGCTCTTGTCTGGGCGATCGAATCTGATCCGATTCTAGCAGGAACAAAACTGATTGCAGAAGCTTGGGATGCGGCCGGACTCTATCATGTAGGTAGATTTGTCGAACTGGCGGATTGGTTTTCCGAGTGGAATGGTCCCTTTAGAGATGATGTTCGTCGCTTTATCAAAGGCGATGCCGGCATGGTTGAACGCTTAGCCGCCAGGATTTTAGGCAGTCCAGATATTTATAAGCGACCTAATACTAACGTTAATAGAAGTATCAACTTTGTCACCTGTCATGATGGTTTTACCCTCAATGATTTAGTGTCTTACAACAAAAAACACAATGAAGCTAACCGGGAGAATAACCAAGATGGGGCTAATGATAACGAAAGTTGGAACTGTGGAAAAGAAGGACCCACAAACGATCCACAAATAGAAGCTTTGCGCTTGCGACAAATGAAAAATCTGCTGACGATCCTTTTTATCTCCCAAGGAACGCCGATGTTACTGATGGGGGATGAAGTACGACGGACACAACGCGGCAATAATAACGCTTATTGTCAGGATAATGAATTAAGCTGGTTTAATTGGGATGAAGTGAATAGCCAGTTTGAGCTATGGTGTTTTGTGAGAAGATTAATTCACTTTACTCAAAAGTTAAAGCTTTTTAGCCAAGAAAGCCTCCTAAAAGTTTCCTATAGCAGCCTCCAGCCCCATCTTAGCTGGCATGGGGTCAAACTCGGAGAGCCAGATTGGTCTTATGAGAGCCGCACTCTAGCCTTTTCCCTACGGCATCCCGAAGCCGATGAGTATTTGCACGTGATGATTAATGCTTATTGGGAACCGATTACTTTTGAATTACCGCTTCTTGGGCATGGAGAATATTGGCATTGTATTATCGATACCACTGAGTCTTTACAAAATAGCTTCTGTGATTTAGAGGCGGCAACTCCAGTTAAAGAGCAGTTTTATCGAGTAGATGCTCGTTCTTGTGTGG